The stretch of DNA tagaattaacattaagagcattaaaggtcctattaaggaggttattagggaagtaaaccagggtgaacgattccaaactccttcataccaagactgttgagattcaaagtctcttttacgcttatctagcctttccttcaatttatctagagtttctgttactactccagtctggtcggcaaaaaaacagcattcttctctgagagcagcacaaaggccaccctcttttaggaacagtaggtctaagcctcttctgttttgtagcaCCACTTCTGACAGGGAGGTTAGGGATTCCTTGAGGGCCCGTACTGACTGTTCTAAGGCCCTAAGGTCTTCATTCATAGCATGATGTAGAAGTAGGTATTGGTCTGTTCGGACCAGGGCGGTTGCCCCAGTACCGACCCCGGCGGCAATGCCTCCTACCCCCAACAACATAGCTAGGGTGACTAGGGTGACAGGTTCACGCCTTACTCGGCTGAGATCACTCCATTCATGGTAGCTAAGAACCAATTCATCTGAGTGATAGGTTATTCGAGGCCATAGTTGAACTAACACACAATAATCAGTAGTCTGGTTTAAGGCCGCAGCAGATACACAAGGGGTTAAGCCTGTGTTACATGCCCAATAGGTTCCATTGGGTGGGATCAAATAATAGGAGCTGGCCCATATGTTATGGGTCGAACTACAGAGtgtttttttaacatgaagaGGCGGGGTGCCTATACACAGCCCTGCCCCTGAAACTTGTGAGAGGGTTAAACGGTGATCTTGGCCATGGCATATAGCGTTGGGGGTAGTGGAGTTAGTATAGTTGGCAGAGAGGGCTATGCCCTCATAGTATGGAGGGCTTGGATTAAGACATAGCCAGCAATTGTTTGCTCTCTCAGGGCTGGAGAGGTTAAGTGCCTGGTAGGCCCCTCTCACTAGGTTGATAAGCCTGTCTCCTGTTCCGAGTAATTCGGGGGTCTTTTTAGTTTGTATAGCTGTGGAAGTCGCTGGGGTTAAAAGTGGTGTCGGTCTTGGTGTTAACCTTAACCTTTGGGGGGGGCCTCGGGGCGGTGAGGCGAGAACTGGATTGGGTCCTATGGCGGCTCTTGGGGTTTCTATAGAAAGCTTTATAGTGAACGTTAGGCCGTCGTCATAACGTTCTTTATAGAATCTGAGGCCCCAGGTATATCCCTTTACccaattaagttgtttttttcctgattcagtgaAGACTATTTTGAGTGGGTGACACCACTGATTTTGACAGGCTGGGTTTTGTGTCCACTTGGGGCTGCTCCTGGCATGGGAATAATTCGCTGTTACGGTTATGTAGTCCCAACCTGAGGTGGGCTTCCAAtaagtgtcaccagtggtttcacAGCCCCAATTGTGACAGTAAAAGTGGGATGCCCCACTGCATGAGGTCcattctctgggtctgtgaaacccggggcatacaTAGAAGGTGAGTGTCCTTAACATACTTCGTTGACTCCaatccccacagcctccccaaggatttaacccgagtcgTCCTTGGGGGGACGATTGTGAAGGCGGCTTCtgtaggtcaaagtaattttctatatCCCAGTTGGCTGGAGCTCCCATGGCTAATTTACAGATGTCGGGGTATAGATTAGGCCACCAAGTGAATGGGGCATGCTGCTGAGAGGTGTTCCAAATTACTTGTCCTGTTTGAGATAGGACCTGCCAGGTGAGCTGTTTTACATGATGAGGGGACCCATGGGAGCTCGGAATGCCCAGAACAAGGATAGTCAATGTTAGGATCGCATGAGTCTTATCTTTAGCGGGTTTTGAGTGCGTCGAACTCGCCATTCCTCCTTGAGATCGGATGCTGTCGGTTCGTTTGGTCCCAGATGAGCTGGTTTTACATGGGAGGCATGGATCCACGCCGCGATGCCGTCGACTTTTAGCGCCGTCGGGGTGGTCAGGAGTACGGTGTAGGGTCCCTTCCATCGGGGCTCAAGGTTCTTGATCTGATGCCTGCGGACCCAGACAGAGTCGCCGATCTGGAATTGATGTGGCACAGTTGGATTTTCTAACTGCTCTCGATAAGCTGTAGCCAGTGGCCTCCAGACCTCTTTCTGAACGATCTGGAGTGCCTGGAGGTGGGCTTGTAGGGTAGCACGATCGGCAAAAGAAGAAACATGAGGATCAATAGGATTAAAAAGGTTTACAATAGGGGGTGGTGCCCCATATAATATTTCAAAGGGAGTCAATCCTAGGGGCCCGGGGGTATTCCTGGCCCTATAtagggccaggggcaggaggaggacccagTCCCTAGAGCCAGTTGCAAGCGTTAATTTAGTTAAAGTCTCCTTGATTGTTCTATTCATTCTCTCTACCTGTCCTGAGCTCTGGGGTCTATATGCACAATGCAATTTCCAATCAATCCCCAATAATTTGGCCACCTTCTGACTTACCTGGGAGACGAAGGCTGGACCATTGTCGGTGCCTAATACCTGAGGTATTCCATACCTGGGGAAGATTTCTTCAAGTAGTTTCTTGGTGACCACATTCGAAGTCTCGTGCTTGGTGGGGAAGGCTTCTACCCATCCTGAAAAAGtgtctacaaaaactaacaaataTCTGTAACCATAGAGTCCAGGTTTTACTTCCGTGAAGTCGATTTCCCAGTGAATACCAGGGCGATGTCCTCGAACGCGCACTCCAGGGGCAGCATAAGCCTTTCCGGTATTTACTTGTGCACAGACTAAGCAATTTTTAATTATGGATCGCAACGCCTTGTCTTGGTTTAGTAACAAATACGGTTGGTGCTCATTATTTAagagggtttttattttgttttcactcaGATGGGTCAGTGAGTGCAAGGATTGGACTATGTGGCGAGAATATGAAGTGGGCATAACAATTTTTTCGTCCATGGTATATGCCCCGTTCTGTGGATCCCATGTGGCCCCCATTTTCTTTAGCAGCTCCTGATCCTCAGAACTGTACTCCataggtttattattttcttgtggGGGCCCTATGCTCAGGGTGAGAATGGGCccagtttctttttcccccaggGCAGCTTCCTTAGCAGCTTGATCTGCCAGCTGGTTTCCCCTTGCCACCGGGCTATTATTCTTTTGGTGACCCGGGCAGTGCATAATGCTTAACTTTTGGGGCAGGAACAAGGCCTTGAGCAGAGCCAgtatttcaggtttatttttaatttcttttccctcgGAGGTGAGGAGCCCTCTCCTCCGATAGATTTCGCCATGTATGTGGGCCGTAGCAAAGGCATAGCGGCTGTCGGTATAAACGTTTagtttcttaccttctgccaTCTGCAGAGCCTGAGTCAGGGCAATGAGTTCCGCCCGCTGAGCTGATGTCCCAGGAGATAGCTTCTTGGACCAGATTACCTCTGTCTCATTAGTCACTGCAGCTCCTGCTCTTCGCTCGCCATTGTGCAGGAAGCTACTGCCATCTGTATACCAGGTGTAGTctgctcccatgaggggctggtcCGTCAGATCCTTTCGGGTGCCATGAACTTCAGCTAGGATCTGGAGGCAATCATGTGTTTCCATAGTCTCAGGTAAGGGGAGTAGGGTGGCAGGGTTGAGCGCCACCACAGGCCCGAACTGTACACGATCAGTGTCCAGGAGCATGGCCTGATAATGGGTCAGGCGAGCATTGGAGAGCCACCTGTCTGGGGGCTGCTTGACCAAGGCTTCAACCGCATGGGGGGCCAAGATGGTAAGTGATTGGCCCAAAGTTAGCTTGCCCGCATCCTTGACTAGGATGGCAATGGCAGCCACCATTCGTAGACAGGGTGGCCGACCAGCAGCCACAGGGTCTAACTTCTTTGACAGGTAGGCCACCGGGCGCTTCCAAGGCCCTAGCTTTTGGGTTAGTACTCCCTTGGCATAGCCCTGTTTTTCATCTATGAACAGTTCGAAAGCCTTAGTTACATCTGGgagtcccagggctggggatTCTAGTAAAGCCTTTTTGATGTTGAAAAAGGCCTGTTGCTGCTCCTCGCCCCAATGGAACCGAGCCCCTTGCTTAGTGAGGGGGTATAAGGGGGCTGCCATTTCCGCAAACCCAGGGATCCACAAGCGACAGAATCCAGCAGTTCCCAAAAATTCCCTTAGCTGTCGTGGGGTGGTAGGTGTGGATATGCGGAGGATAGTCTGCTTTCGTGCCTCAGTGAgccatctctgtccttccctcagcTGGTACCCCAAGTAGGTGACTTGTTTTTGGCATATTTGGGCCTTTTTTGCTGAGGCTCGGTATCCTAATTGTCCCAGTGTCTGTAAGAGGGCTCTAGTGCCACTCAGACAGCTTTCTTGGGTGTGAGCCGCCAAGAGGAGGTCATCGACATATTGAAGAAGTATCAGTGAGGGATGCTGCACTCGGAAATCAGCTAAGTCTCTGTGCAGCGCCTCATCAAACAGAGTAGGACTGTTCTTGAAACCCTGAGGAAGCCGAgtccaagtcaactgtcctgaaaCCCCAAGATCTGGGTCCCTCCATTCAAAGGCGAAGAGTGGCTGGCTCACTGGATGTAGTCTTAAGCAGAAAAAAGCATCTTTCAAGTCTAGCACCGTATACCATccgtgggaagggggcagggtgcTCAGTAGATTATATGGATTGGGTACGGAGGGATGTATGTCCTCAACCCTTTTGTTAACTTCTCTTAGATCCTGCACTGGCCGGTAATCTCCTGTGCCGGGTTTCTTTACCGGTAACAGAGGTGTATTCCAAGGTGACCGGCAGGGAATTAAAATTCCTTGATCGAGAAGTCTCTTAATATGAGGTCTGATGCCTTGGCGTGCTCCCTGAGACATTGGGTACTGCTTTATTGACACTGGGGTGGCTGTCGCCTTGAGTTGGATTATGAGGGGGGGTTGTTGGCGAGCCATACCCATGCCCCCCGTCTCCGCCCAGGCCGTAGGGAACTCTTTTAGCCAAGCTTCATTTTGGATCTCTGAGGATTGTTCAGGTTCATATAGTCTATATTCCTCCTCCAAATGGAGGGTTAGTACTTGTAAGGGTTCCCCATTGGGGCCTGTTATTGCCGCCCCTCCCGGGTTGAAGTGGATTTGGGCCTTTAATTTGGTTAGAAGGTCTCTCCCCAGTAACGGGTAGGGGCAATCGGGTACGTGTAGAAATGAGTGTGTCACCTTACCGGTAGCCAGCTGGACCCTGCGTTCCGTGGTCCACCGATAGTTCTTTCCTCcagttgctccttgtacccaagcaGTTCGGTTGCTGAGTGGTCCTAGAGTCTGGGTTAGGACTGAATGCTGGGCCCCGGTGTCTACTAGGAAGGTAACTGGCTGCCCCCCGACGCTTAAAGTTATCCTGGGCTCAGGGGGGGGTTCCTGGCCCCGACTTCCCTAGTCTTCCAACGTCAGTAGGGACGTCAGTGGCTTGGGCATCGGAGGTCCTCTGAGACTCTTGGGGTTCTTGGGACACTCTCGTgcccagtgtcctctttccttacaataGGCACACtggtctttgtctagtttggtCCCTCTTCGTTCTCGCTCTCCCAGTCTGACTCCCTCTCTGTTCTGTCCCTGAGTAACTACGGTGGCCAATACCTTAGTCAATTCCTTGCTCTGCTTTTTATCTCTTTCGTCCTGTGCCTCTTTCATTCTTaaccacattctttcctctttctcttctggagTTTCTCTCTTATTGAacaccttctctgcctcctttaaTAAATCAGAAAGTGTATACCCCTGTAACCCTTCTAATCTCTGTAATTTGCTCCTAATGTCAGGGCTTGACTGCCAGATAAAGGACATTGATACACTAGTAGCTTGCCCTTCATCATCAGGGTCATACGGGGTGTACATCCTATAAGCCTCCTTAAGTCTCTCTAGAAAGGCAGAAggtgtttcttcctttccctgtatCACCtgcttaacctgagccaaattagTAGGCCGTCTCGAGGCTGCTCGGAGACCCGCTATGAGCAACTGGCGATAGAGACGAAGGCGCTCCCTACCTGCAGGTGTGGCGAAATCCCAATTTGGGCGGGTTAAGGGGAAGGCCATGTCGATCTCATTAGGCAGCTGGGTTGGTCGCCCATCGTCGCCCGGTACGTTTTTCCGGGCTTCCAGGAGGACCCTCTGCTTTTCCTCCGAGGTCAGCAGAGTCTGCAACAGCTGTTGACAGTCATCCCAAGTGGGCTGGTGGGTAACTAGAATAGACTCGATCAGGTTAGTTAGGGCGGCGGGGTCCTTAGAGAAGGGGGGGTTATGTTGCTTCCAGTTATAGAGGTCAGAAGCGGTAAAGGGCCAATACTGTGGCCGACCATTTGGACCTTCCCTCAAGGGTAATGCTTGGGAGGTTTGGCTCGGAGGCTGCGCGCGTCAATCTCTAAGCCGCCCAGCAATGGGCAACTCCAGAGGACCAGGCTCTCGACCAGGCTCTTGGCCAGGCTTTTGGCTGTTTGCAGCAGCCGCCGGGTATGGAGGCGGTTCCTCTGTTAACAGATCTATAAGGGGGGACCCCGTGTCTGGGGGCAAAACAGGAACAGGCTTGGGGGGCTTTGGGGACTTGTCTTGGAGTGGGGTGAGGGCGGGGTAAAGGGAAGAGGAAGTAGGGGTGGGTGGAAGAGATGCAGGTTGGGGATGGAGCAACTGCTCctttgggggaggtggggcagtggGGGTATTAGGGGAAGAGCAGGGTttaggaagggaaacaaaaggctGAACCCAAAGTGGGGGGTCTGAGACCAGAGCCTTCCAGGTGACGATGTAGGGCACCTGATCGGGGTGTCCGTTGGGTTCAGGGCTGAAAACTTTGGCTTCCACCTGAGAAATAATATCAAGGTTAAAAATGCCACCGCGCGGCCATCCGACATTGAAAGTGGGCCACTCGGAGGAACAAAAGGTGACCCATTTCTTCTTCCGTATTTCCACCGACTGGTTGTTTGCTCGGTTCTGGACGTCGCCCCAGTGGCTAAGGGTCAGACTTAAGGGGGTAGTCACTGTCTGTCCCATAATCTCAAGGACAAAAAGGGTTATTATAACAGAGACAAACACTAGACTCAGACACACAACAACCAGACGCGCTGCGCGGCTTCGGCgtaaaaccgaaagcaaaaattCAAATGGAGATCcagggggtccggattccccctctccaaccaaggccgcGTATCCCTCCGATACCGgccgagctccaaatgccccgctgccccaGGGCATagatgtcccgaaggacccaaatgtcccacCTGGTGGGACTACAAatgcctctggaacgtcttccagggctgcgagggagaagtccgagcccgtcagctccttctggcccccgccaaatacaaatggatccgatcgaaccccaaaccaaacgcgtGCGCCAAATCACAAATAACAGATCCAGACACAACCTTAGACACCACGCAAAATTACAAGTAACCGACTACAACCACAAACCACAAACACAACGAATATagcgctggccagcttacctcctgacagtgggtcggtggtccctgggtgggggtctcgaatcccggacgagcccccaaatgaaagatcccccggggctccaagcaccccgggatggaccccttctcaggaggagacccccggacccaaaaaccaagccgagtccactggtcagatgcaaacggCACGAGGTTTATtaagtagacacaggtacctgcgggcggtcaagtcttaggaggactcgcgcgcccagcccttagttcagggcctttttatggggtttggggaagcgaaaacatacgtacagaagcaaaagcacggttacaaagttttcattggctggtttgaatgtaaaggcatacttggtgtttgtagattggctagttcaaatgtaaaggtgcgcgggaatacccctgattggttcgctcagcatccttcatttacatagtgagaagttactttcattggtcgttaacaaaagggaaacagacggtattggctagatttcaatccttcattagcatgtagactgaccatcggcattggccagatcccaatcccttatttgcatgtagactgaccttcggcattggtcagactacaaacccttatttgcatgtagactgaccttcggcattggtcagactacaaacccttatttgcatgtagactgacctttcaacattccttgtagtatcttatcactttttacaacatgagaggattgtttaagggagtgggagaagggggtgttggctaagcagagagaaggggggaggaaggggaaagggagggagaaaaaccctTTTCAAAGGAACCTTGTAGGAGTCTACAGGCTAACAGAGATAACAGGCCTGAAAATACTGAACAGATAATAAAAATAGGGAAGATTCACTActatccctctgccccatcctctccttttcttcccacacaaaaaaagaagtttaaactACCTATCACAGTTCATCCTAGGTTGACTGACTCATGACCTATAGAAAGCATCTAGCTGACCCTGTTCTATTCTCTGTATAGGACTCCGCCATTCCCTCTATAACAATTTCTACCATTGGCTACTTGGCTCCAACCACTTCAGAAACAAACTTGGAAAGATGCAGGGGGAAGAACTGGACTGAGTTGCTGCCAAACCAATGAGTCTACCATCTCCCCCGTTGAGGACAGTGGTTGTATTGGCCACGTTCTGGAAGTCATCCTTATTTGAAAGTCTTCTCAAAGAAAACTTTATCATAGTAAGACAAAGAAGTTCAGTAATACAAAGATGCATACTGTACTATTCCAGGTACTAGTTCCCAGTGAGGAAGAGGAGTAGAGTGCTCTCTTCTGGGGACTCTCTGGCTTGGAGCACTGACCAGGCATTGCCCAACAGTTCAATGCCAGTCACAGATTGCTACAGCTGGAGGTAACTCTGCAGGGAAACTTTCTGAAAGAAACTCAAAGAGGTCTCTGCTACCTGCACCGAGGACACTGAATATTAGTTATGGAAGGGCTAACTATAATGCCAGGTTAGAGAACGTTACAGCCAATAAGCCAATAGTCTTCATTTGAGTACAAAAAAACATCGGCTACAGTTTTATCTCGAAGGAATGATCACAGTCATTGCCCTAGACATCTCAGGTGACTCATAACACCTGTGGTAATTGACTTTTCTCAGGAAAATACTAACTTGCTTATCTGGCTCTATGCCAAGTTATCTATTTAGTCTAGAGGCTGCAAATACAGAATAATACATATCCCAGCTGTTGGAGATACTTTATTCTAGAACAATCGAGGGATGGGAAATCATGGTACTGAGTAAAAAGCCAGGCAGAATCCAGAACTTGGATAGCCTAGGCAAAGACTAAGcttaaaagtaacaaaaaatgaAGGCTCTACTGTAGTTAAGAGAGAAAGTATATGTTGGGATGGGGAACATTAGACTTACCAAATCTCTAACAGTTGGAACAGGGTTGATTGTACCTGACCATTTAACTGGACCCATGAGAGAGATGATCCATTCCCAAACCCTGAGACTTCCTGGCTCCGGTTGTCCTAAGGCATAGATAGTCCCAACCCCATCTAAATGTGTTTGCTCTGAGTCTGAGCTAAAGGGAATAGATATTAGCACTTACAAAATCAAGGATGATTGTAACAGTCCTATATTATAGTATCCATATCAAGTGCCAAAAATTAGACTCTGGGTTTTGGCAAAAAGTGCAGGTCCACTCCTAATTCTCCCACTTACTGGATACGAGGACCACGTGTACGCCAATGACTGCCTAAGGCCTGAGGAATACAGGGGGAGACCATGTAACTAGACCATTTAATGGCTCCCTCAAATCCCTATTGGGCTCAGGAACAGAACTGAGTATATAATCTCCAAAGTTCACATTAACAGGGTTACTTCAAACGTCTGCGATATAGCTATACACGAGCAGCTACACCAACAGTAACGCTAAAGCAACTGTAGCCATAAGATCTATGGTGGTCTCCAACCACATGCCATTAAGGTTCTAttctggctggggagggaggagcagcatGTGCCATTGCACAGGGAAAATACATATATCCCAGACAACTCCCCGGACACATGGGACTCAGCAAGCTATGTCCACAAGGAAATGGTTAAACTGAGTGGGCTTCATGTGGTCCTAGTCCTCCACAGCTTTTAGTCAAGTTGGAATTATAATAagggattttattatttgtgacagcactatttctatttttaagggGTGAGTTatgtgaaaataataaatgatggtATCATATTGATCTGGAGATCAATGTGTTGGTCCACATAAAAGTTATCCACTAAGGGGTGGATTGTGCTGGGTCATTTTTAAGTATTGTAACTTAAGAAATCCCATGGTTGGAAAGCCCCCGTGTTATACGGAAAgcaccctcctcccacccacacGCCCACTATTTGTAGTTCTGAACTGGAGAGTTCCTACATCCTGGGGTATAGTTTGAAAGTCTAGACTCAAAACATGAACTTTAGGTCCAGTAACAAAGTAGCAAAAATACAGGTTTACTGATTTATATATCAATGACATCATCCTCTAAActgataaaagaaaaacacaaactgaGGGGACTCAGTGTCCCTCTGATATGGTGGGACTCCCATCCTGCATTAGTGACATAAGCCTATGCATAGATTTTGGGCACAtcccagggagagaagagaaaggtggAGAAAGGTACTGGGGAGCAGCATGTGCTTACTGCCTTCACACATTCTCTGCTCTAACTAGTTAGATTATAGCCTTTATTTGAGATATGCTAATGCTTGCTACCATCAGGATTAAATTCTGCCCTTTCTCCTGACACACAACTTAGAGAGGTTGTGTGCTCCCCACAACTAACCCTCACCATCCTGACATTTATCAAATGACTGTCAAGTATTCTAAGGACTCTACAAATAGCTCTGAGAGTTTGTTCATTCCTACCCCAAGCCTAGCCTACAGGATTGCTATGTGTTAGTGAGAGTTTTCAACATAAAGTGTCTCACCGTATTACTAACAACCTCTGACATCTGGAAAGCCTACCAGTTTACCTTCCTAATGCACATGTGTACCATTAGTGTACTTCCATCTCCAACCCCCCTCAAAAGACATCTGAAGATAAATACAACAGACTCATTCCTATCTGGAAAGAACGTGTTCTGATTTGGCAGCAACGGAATAATGGGAAGGGGTATTTTCTCTTCGAGAATCTTGCCTAACTCGAGGGAGTAACATGACAtagaaatcaaacagaaaaaaaaagatgatatgaCATACttttgggggagagagggaggtggtTAAAATATCATCTATCAAGTGCTTAGAACTTGACAGTAAACAAGGTTTGGGGCATTCCACATGCTATCCCAGACAGAAATCACCTTAGATCCGATAAAAGTGTAGCCATCTCTACTTCCTAAATTTGGTGTGTCCAGCCTGGTTAAAGCTACAGACAAAAATAAACCTTACAGAAAGTGCCATAAACTGCAAAATGGATCCTGAACTAGGCCCATCTCTGCATTTTGACAGGCTTTCTCAAGTTGTGGGAAGCATTCCTTGGAACCCCCCAGAAATAACAGAGCCCTTTGGAGTAGTTAAAGGTCATAAATATGCAACCCTGGAAATCTTTACATAAGGTGAGTTTTTATACCAAAACCATCTTATGTATCCCATGTATGGGAGAAGTtgtaagctaaaaataaaaattttttaaggatataAATATCCatagatttttaatgttttgaaaaaccacagtattttggaaaaaaaatactgcacaTCAATAATTTATTTCCCAGATTTCCCTTCTGGTAAAAGTGGTTCAGGTTGTTCACATCAGTCCTGTACCTGAAAACAACGAAAAAAActggataaaatatatttaaaataatcttttcaaaagCTTCAAAGAGATAACAAAATAGTAAGGAATTATTAGGCCAAAAGTAAAGAGAAGAATCTAGAGAGGTGAACAAGCTGGAAGCCACTTTTTCCTTGAGAGTACTAGCTAATCCCAGAAACCCAGACCCTCCATTTTCATGGTCTTTCCAggtatagaaaggaaaaaatgctgGGTCCAAACAAGTTGGGGAATCTGACAGGAGGCTTTCCCCTACAACGGTCTGCATTCCAGGATCTCAGAGAGAAGGGGACAAGAACTGGGATGATCTAGAGAATTCAAACATTACTACAGTAAGAATCCCTTGAGTTGCCCAGGAAAAACGAAACTTTGAACAGGCAATCGCAAACTGATAGCACCCCCAGGTGCCAGGCAGAAGCAAATGcaaatattctttggagaaaagtgcttGCGTTACAGGCCTCAGTTATTCCTGCAAAATAACGTTTCAAATGCAATGACTAGCACAGAGTCAAACATGCCCGGCACATAAGAAAATTAGAATCAGTGAATAAAGCAGACAACCAGAAAGAGCTCATCAAAAACTCCAGGTGTAGGCCCCAGAACCTCTGTTTTAGTAGGCCACACAGGTCATTCCCATACACACTAAAGCTTGAGAATCCCTGCTTTAGACTTTAATCACATAAATATTCATCCCCCACACAAAAATGTGTGGGTATGTTAGGGCTTGGGAagggcccaagaatttgcatttctaacaagttcccagatgatgcTCATGCTGGATGACGAACACTGCTACAAAGGTATTATTCTACAGATCAGAATAGTGGTTACCTGTGGGGAGATGGGCCATAATTTGGAAGCAATATGTGGAAGGCTGAAAATCCTCTCTTTCTTGATCTCAGTGGTGGTTACACGGTGTAATCATTaagttttaggttttattttaacGCATGACAAGATCAACAGT from Neovison vison isolate M4711 chromosome 6, ASM_NN_V1, whole genome shotgun sequence encodes:
- the LOC122908792 gene encoding uncharacterized protein LOC122908792 → MVAAIAILVKDAGKLTLGQSLTILAPHAVEALVKQPPDRWLSNARLTHYQAMLLDTDRVQFGPVVALNPATLLPLPETMETHDCLQILAEVHGTRKDLTDQPLMGADYTWYTDGSSFLHNGERRAGAAVTNETEVIWSKKLSPGTSAQRAELIALTQALQMAEGKKLNVYTDSRYAFATAHIHGEIYRRRGLLTSEGKEIKNKPEILALLKALFLPQKLSIMHCPGHQKNNSPVARGNQLADQAAKEAALGEKETGPILTLSIGPPQENNKPMEYSSEDQELLKKMGATWDPQNGAYTMDEKIVMPTSYSRHIVQSLHSLTHLSENKIKTLLNNEHQPYLLLNQDKALRSIIKNCLVCAQVNTGKAYAAPGVRVRGHRPGIHWEIDFTEVKPGLYGYRYLLVFVDTFSGWVEAFPTKHETSNVVTKKLLEEIFPRYGIPQVLGTDNGPAFVSQPTSRHSRSFRKRSGGHWLQLIESS